The Piliocolobus tephrosceles isolate RC106 chromosome 12, ASM277652v3, whole genome shotgun sequence genome includes the window ggtttcaccatgttggccaggctggtcttgaactcctgacctcaagtgatctgcccacctcggcctctgaaagtgtttggattacaggtgtgagccactgcgcctggcactttcccttaattcttttttttgagacagagtctcactgtgtcacccaagttggagtgcagtggtgcaatctcggctcactgcaacctctgcctcccgggttcaagtgattctcctgcctcaccctcccgagtagctgggactacaagtgtgcaccaccacacctggctaattttttatatttttagtagagatggggtttcaccatattggccaggctggttttgaactcgttacctcgtgattcacccaccttgacctcccaaagtgctgggattacaggtgtgagccactgcacctggccctccctTAATTATTGAAGGCGGCGTGGATGTATTTTGAGAGACTTGGAGGTGGGGGGACCCTGGAAAGCCCACCTGTGAAAGTTGGGCAGAATACTTGACCCTCTTCCCttaggaaagagggaggaagacagGCCCCTACTCCCTGCTTTCAGGGGCCCCCAGGTCTGGTCAGAAAGATGGACAACACCCCTGACAGTGTGTGTTCAGTGTGTGGAGAGGTCAGccaggatgaggaggaggaacttTATCCTGTGGGCATGGAGAGCCAGGGAACTCACATAAGCAAGACCCTGACTGGGGCAGTGCTCTAGGGTGGCCTGAGTGCAGCATGGATTGTAGTGTGAGATGGAGGGGCGAGGCTGGCTGGGGTTATAAGTGGAGCTGGGAAAGGTGAGCCAGGGTCTGAGGGCCTGGAAGCTCACTTTGGGTGTAGCACATACAGGTCTTAAGGAGTAGCTACAGAGGAACATGGAGGGCATAAGGTCTGTGGGGCTTACGGGCTTGGTTCCCTCATGGTAGGTGTAGGGACACTTTTCTGACCAAGTCttttcccttcctgcctcccccaAAGGCTCAGCTCCTGGAACTCCGGACAAATAACTACCAGCTTTCAGATGAACTACGCAAGAATGGTGTTGGTGAGCCAAGAGGGCCTTGTTAGATGGGGGTGGCTTTGAGGCATGGTGTCTGAGGTTTTCCCTCAGAGGCCTGGCAGGAAGGCCTTTCAGTTTCTTGCCACTGACTGAAGCTGAGTTTCCCTGCTTTCCTGACACCAGAACTCACCAGTCTTCGACAGAAGGTCGCCTACTTGGATAAGGAGTTCAGCAAAGCTCAGAAGGTACCtccctccacccatccatccacctatccatccacctacccatccacccTTGCCTCTACCTATCTCACTCATTCATCCCTCCAGTGAGCACCTGAATGCTGAGTGAACCAGACTGAATGTTGCATGCTGTTTTCATGTAGTCATTTAGAAGATTCTCATGGAATTCTCTTTAGTTGGCTAATTTTACCTAATCCTGCTTAATGTattgattaattttaatttacttttaattcatttctaaTTTCAGTTACTCATTCTCATTCACTGacttttaattaaatattcaaaTCTGTCAGTAAATCTACCTTGAATCTGCCTCCCATCCTCCACTCACACTCCTGCCTTGTTCTCCTACTTCCCATCTCTGTCCTGGTCCAGTTGGGAAAATGAGAGCAAACCCAACTCTCAGATCCTCTAAAGATGAGATAGAATATAACCTAATGTAGCCCCTCAAGACATTCAAGGTTCTCCTTTGTCACTGCTCTGTCCCCATATCTAGCCATACCTAGCACAATGTTGATACAtaatatgtgctcaataaatatttgttggatgaatgaatacagTATGCAGAAAAGCCAGCAGTCAGGAAGTTGCACTGCTCTTTGGTAGGATGCTGATTCCCCTAAGCTGGCAATGCTCTTGGATGCCCAGCAGGGGAGCGACAGTTTCCACACTGCATGGGAAGGACAACAGAGACATGTATGGACAGATGTAGCAATGAAGCCACAATTTCTGAGCCTAGAGATCCAGCCTGTAAATGGTTAAATACCAGGGCACCTCcctacctcccccaccccccaccagccTCAAGAGCTTCCAAGAAAGGATGATTTGTGTGTGCTGGGGCCCCAGGGCAAGAtttgcattcattcactcactcacacCTTTGGGCTCCAAATTGTCACACATGTTCTGTGGTTGAAGATGCTCCCATCCCGCAACCCCCATCATCATTGTCCTCCCAAAACGCTTGGCACAGTTGTCTCCATATCCTAGTAAGGCAGTCCACCTCTGTTCACTTTAGCTCtcttcccacccacccccacttTAGGCACTGAGCAAGAGCAAGAAAGCTCAGGTAAGGGGATCTCTTGTGGGTGAGTGTGACTGGGAGACTGTCTTGGTGGGCTATTTCTGTATGCTGAGATTTACTTGTGCTggcctttctttctctgtgtgccCTTACGTCTGCTACTACCTCACTGCCATGTGTTGCTGTATCTGTCCTTGTTTCCCTATTTGTCTCTAACtctgtgtttctttccttctctctctttccatccttttccctgagtctctttctgtctctgtctctgtcttccttttcctATCTCTCTGACTCATTTCTCTTCCCaatcttctctttgtctctccccCTCTTGTTCCTGTCtctgtgatttctctttttttctgctttctctctctgactctttgtttcttccccacctttcctctctcttcctaaCTCGTTTCTTTTCCTgacccttccttctcttctccctgttCTGTTCTCTCCCTGTTGATTTCTGTTTGTTCCTCTCTCCATCTTTTTCACTCTCTCCCTCCCAATCCCTCTCCCCTTTTCTATCTCTCCCCCTTTCCCCATCTCTACCTCCTCTCTCCCCTATCAttatcttcctgtcttttcttctGCTGTCTTCCTCCCTGTATTCCCTTGTCTCTACCTTCCCATGTCTTTATCTCCCTTTCCCTGTCTCTCATTTTATCCCTCCCTGTGTCTCTTTCTCCTATATCACCTCATTCTCTGTACCCTATGTCCTCTCCCACCCatgtcattttctctctctctctgtttctttgccCTCCCTCCCTATCCTTCCTGCCCTTGCTGGAGTCCTGGCCCTTGTCTGCCACTGCAGGAAGTCGAGGTATTGCTGAGTGAAAATGAGATGCTGCAGGCAAAGCTGCACAGCCAGGAGGAGGACTTCCGTTTGCAGAACAGCACGCTAATGGCCGAGTTCAGCAAGGTGCTGGTGCCTGGGATAGTCAAAGGGGAAATGAGGGGTAGGGGCCATCTGGGCTGAAACCTAACAGCAGCAGAGAGTGATtggatagggtctggctctggaGCACTGTCCGTGGTGCTGAAACAGGTCCTGGATTGCTGCTGGGGGGCAGTAATTTGACAGATGGGGCCACTAACTCTGCTGGGATTAGAAAGCTTTGAGTCCTGAGGTCAGCTGGTTCCTGGCCGTCACTCCTTTTATTTGAGCTTCAAGTCTCCATGTGTATAATGTCGGGTTGATGCTATGGTACTCCAAGGTGTTGGGGGGTTTTAGGCAGAGTTCTTATGCTTAATATAGGATGGAAAAGTGTTTGagcttcttcccttttctttcttctcttcatctGACATGATCCTGGGGTTCTACCTCTTCCAGATAATTCATCCTGGAGCTACTAATTCTATCTCTCCATTGATTTTAGTGTCCTGTCTGTTTCTAAATCTACTGGGCAGTTAGAGACATTGTCTTTTGTTCCCTCATCTATCTTCTGTATCCACAGTTAATAATTGTCTATGTTTTTAGtgtgttttaaggaaaaaagtcTCATGGCAgcaaatttttttgagatggagtttcactcttgttgtccaggctggagtgcaatggcgaggtctcagctcactgcaacctttgcctcctgggttcaagcgattctcctgcctcagcctcctgggtagttgggattacaggcatacaccaccatgcctggctaattttgtatttttagtagagatggggtttctccatgttggtcaggctggtcttgaactcccaacctcaagtgatccacccgccttggcctcccaaagtgctgggattaaaggcatgagccaccgtgcctggcccaaaaatgGTATTTCTAAGGCTCCATCTGAGAATATAGTGCCTGTgaccttaaaaa containing:
- the GRIPAP1 gene encoding GRIP1-associated protein 1; the encoded protein is MAQALSEEEFQRMQAQLLELRTNNYQLSDELRKNGVELTSLRQKVAYLDKEFSKAQKALSKSKKAQEVEVLLSENEMLQAKLHSQEEDFRLQNSTLMAEFSKVLVPGIVKGEMRGRGHLG